TGCTGTCCTCAGCAACTTTCTCACAAATCCCTTTCTCAGTTTTGGAGCGCCATTTTGCCGTCGGACCCAAAAGTATCGATGGAAGCATTACGTGTTATTGTCCCATTTGCCTCCACTTACCTTTGTAAAAGTGGATTTTCTGCTGTCGTCCATATCAAATGCAAGGCTCGTAACCAACTAAACGTCGAAGACGATATGCGTCTATCGTTATCGAAAACACGACCACGTATTTCAAGACTTGCTTCTGATATGCAACAGCAGAAATCCCATTAAGTGTTTtcgattttacaaaataaatgaaaatgtccACTAGTTTGGTGTTATTATTGACTTGGTTAAATCTGTATGGAACATTAGGTTGCTGTTCAAGCTATAAACtaagtttcaaataaaaaacatttgagAGCACCAGAAGGGTCCGCAAAgacaaaaaggttgagaaccactgctctatattAACAAATTTTCTCCAAGAATACTAATTGACTGCGTAAAACAACCAAGCACTATAGCACGTCAATTGAAGTTAAGGATGCTTAGATAAAAAACATACAGCCCCGGTGCACACAACTACCTACCGTATGTCATGTTGTAAGCGGCGCAACGCTTTTCTCTGTGGTCTATGTGGCACCTGTATGTCATATGTAGCATTCCCACTGTTGTTGATTATGCAAAATTAAACCGCTTTTGAATTATAGGCTGATTGTCCATCAATCATTGACTCGCCAAGACATTGTCCATACGTCAGAGGATACTCTGGAACGAATGATCAAGAAAATCTATCAGGAAGTAGCATTACTCCTTGGACAACAAGGTAAGTTGATCAGGTTCGATTGATCGTTTTacaaacataaaatttgcattgacTGTTGTTTTAACATTACAACGCGGGGTTGCATTATGTTACTTTATTTTGTAGTGGAAATGTAGGacaattttgagaaaatatttgaaccttcaatttttcattttataaaagcaTTATGTTTTGATTTGTTTACAGAATTGACATTGATCCTTTACGCTCACCCCAGGCTTTTCCAGTAGTTTGTTGTGCATGCACCCACTGCGTTGACATATCTGGTTCTGAGCCTAAAATCCTGCGAGAACATTACAGTGAGAAAGTCTACGTAAAAAAGGAAGTGAGAAGAGCAGAGGATGGATTTCGACCTCGTTATATCAAAGTAGCTGTTGGATGCACCTGTGTTCACAAACCCTTTGGTGGACATCGAATGTAACCTGGGACATGAAGTTTAATTTGTCGTttacttttaaaatatgttttaaaatgttttgagAATTTCATCAAATGCTTTAAATACTTTTAGGAAATGTTTTATGTACTACAGCCAACAAAGTAAAGTTTGTCTCGTGTGGCGGTTGAATTTTATGAAGCGTGTAAACATTTCATATATTCCACAAAAAAGAATCAATTTCAAGAAAAAGTCTACAATGAATTTATTCAGACAAAGTTATTTATATGTTtgtttttcatataaaaatcaTGTGATTTTTGTTCTACTTTATTGCGAATAGTATTATCATTTAGTTCAGTGGTTTTCAGCCTTAGGCTCGCTGAACCCCGGTTGAAAGCCACTGATTTAGTGTGTATTTAAGCTATTTATTGACTATTTTACCAAACAAGTGTTATAATATATAATGTAAGTGTGTTAAAGTATGTTTATCTCAGAGTTTTTGAAAATGTCGCAATATTCTGTCTTATACTGGTCTTACTAAGTCGAATcaacaaaatatgttttataacgATTAATTAATATAAAGGAAACAATTAGAAAGTGTCAAAATGTACCCATTGTTTGGCTTTTTgcgatatttcaaaataaaattgaaggcAAATAAAGAAGAAACTTTTATTTCCTCATCAGTTTGGACTATTTATTATATTTGGATGTTCGATTTATAATGGTTCTTATGGATATCACAACAGTTTACAAAACAGTTTACAGCTCACAAAAGAAACAAGACGTTTATGTttgtcaaataatatagaaaagaATATTTTGTATCGTATTAGCAATCTTTCATCCGTATGAAtggaatgtaataaaattatgtgaAATGTAAATACTTAATAAACTCCGATTAGTAGTGATTGCGATCATATTTGTTTTTACTCGTGTTTTAGCAGAACATGGTGTCACTTTTGGGACCCATAAATGATAAGTCGCTCTGCCAGActcattttattaaaaatattcaaaacggtTGACTAAAATACAAAAGGAAGTAATTAGCACCAAATAAACCAAAGACAATTGATACAGAATTAAAGAATATAAAACTACTACTTACACAAAACAACTCCATGTAACAGCATAGTCCCAAAACGACAGATATACAACCAAGATAAAACACTataaatacaatacaatacGAGCTGCAGACATGCAAATATAATGTTATATCGAACGATTTGAAATACAGTATGAAAAGACGCTATAAACGGAGACTACTAAATGAATTCAAACCACAATGTTATAAAAGCGATGTAATCTTAAACTGTCATAACAAGAATTAAAATCCTAAACTGCTAACACCAGAAATGCAATCATGAACATCTTGCTGAGCCTGAGGGACGATAATAAAATGAATACGTAAAACGATGACACGTGAAAGAGAAAAACGCAACACGCCGGATGCAAGAAAATAAACACAGTGAGGATGACGTCGACAAGATGGCGATAATCATCATGATGACGATATACAATTGAAGGAACCCAAAAAACTTCAGACCAGAGGTCTGCCGACACATGGAACCGAGGCATCGCGATTTAAAATGGAATAACCGCGTTTCCGTCAGGTTTTACCTATGATTATACCGACTATGttgaatatgaatatatacCTATAATCAACGTTCCCTCTAAGCTGGCCGGGAATCCCCTCGCAGTACTTTTGTTCTGCCGCGCACTGCATAAATATTGACAACAAAACAAGCTAAATTATTCGCGCAAACCTTTTTTTGGAGCTCACATGGCCTTCTATTCCGCGCAACTACGCAAGCTCGAGGGAACGTTGCCTATAATCAGTTGCGTTTTCATACTCCAGGATGGTGACCAAACAATGTAAACACGATCCATAGGACCAATTCATTTACTccctgaaaaatataaatattgcaatgTTTGATGGGCAGTTAATATGCTCCTAAATTATTGGGCGATGAATGGCTATGCAGCACCACATTACAGTGGTAGCAGAGTAATGCAAGCTGCTTCGATTGTCGTCAGATCTTTTTGcaagaaaacaatattttaactcggtttaatattgtttattgCTGTTATAGTAGTTCAAGTAGTAGTCTAACCAAGCTGACCAAATTATGAGTCGgtaaaaattcagaaatttctATAAGACTTTTATACTTTTGTGAGATGATAAATAGGGTATGCCTTTCGTGTCACTTTAAACATGgcaggaaatataaaaaattttataagAATTCGGGCAATTATTtctttttatgtattttataatAGCGTCACATGCCTAATTATATTATTTGGAATAGTTGTCCGAGAACAATGAAAAAGTGGTTTGTCGAATTAATATTGTTGGGGGGCAAATTAAGTTGTTTCGAATAGAGACAATTGTCACAAAAAGGGTAATTACATTCTTGATATGAGAAAGAATTCATAATATATACATTCACCATATTGCCGTATGAAGCGCACTGAACGTTTTCTGCCCCATTTTTTCATTGGTTGGCGGACATATCCATTAACCAATCAAACCGTGCCTTATGTGACTGTTGCATGAAACATAGGCGTGTTGTGATAACCGAAAACAGCCATAAACAAGAACAAACAATGATAACAGACACGATGTTTTGTGCCGGAGGATACAATACCACCGTCAATGTCAACTCGACTCATATTCACTGTTATGATTAAGATTCACAACTATTGGATGATATGCATAACGaagtttaaatattaaagaattcacta
This is a stretch of genomic DNA from Styela clava chromosome 2, kaStyClav1.hap1.2, whole genome shotgun sequence. It encodes these proteins:
- the LOC120336175 gene encoding interleukin-17A-like, with the protein product MKAHQVSGVIILVFLANCQRCFSRRIYDAEAQFLSSEHLDESADFPSYREIRRQSADCPSIIDSPRHCPYVRGYSGTNDQENLSGSSITPWTTRIDIDPLRSPQAFPVVCCACTHCVDISGSEPKILREHYSEKVYVKKEVRRAEDGFRPRYIKVAVGCTCVHKPFGGHRM